The Acetivibrio saccincola genome window below encodes:
- a CDS encoding DUF1444 family protein, whose protein sequence is MLTLQEFVQNISEDFKKVFPEVRVEDRFIRLGTGVTHVELPINSMYKEYQVTDYESIKKLYIKISNEILNQYKFKVDYNNVYPLLKSREFGKGEKNLGFYREQTFADIDTFYVSDEGEIFRFILKSDDVEFHRVKRAAWENLNKMANPLVKLDKTLDIFCLKYSTDYNSTLLLSTALQNQICKKIGREYLFAIPSSTTLIIAKFRPEYISIIKSLMAIDTDTNRISDKVYQYKNGIFDIASV, encoded by the coding sequence ATGCTTACGCTTCAAGAATTCGTACAGAATATTTCAGAGGATTTTAAGAAAGTATTTCCTGAAGTGAGGGTAGAAGATAGGTTTATCCGTCTTGGGACAGGAGTAACTCATGTGGAATTGCCAATCAATAGCATGTATAAAGAATACCAAGTTACGGATTATGAAAGTATAAAGAAATTATATATAAAGATTTCAAATGAAATATTAAATCAATACAAATTTAAAGTAGACTACAATAATGTGTATCCATTGCTTAAAAGCAGGGAGTTTGGGAAAGGGGAAAAGAATTTAGGGTTTTATAGAGAGCAAACCTTTGCTGATATAGACACATTTTATGTATCAGATGAAGGGGAAATTTTTAGATTTATTCTGAAAAGTGATGATGTAGAGTTTCACAGGGTGAAAAGGGCAGCGTGGGAAAACTTGAATAAGATGGCCAATCCATTGGTAAAGTTGGATAAGACACTTGATATTTTTTGCCTGAAGTATTCTACAGACTATAATTCGACCCTGTTGTTAAGTACTGCACTACAGAATCAGATATGCAAAAAGATAGGGCGGGAATATCTTTTTGCAATTCCTTCTTCAACTACACTTATCATAGCCAAATTTCGTCCTGAATATATTTCGATAATAAAGTCATTAATGGCAATAGACACAGACACGAACAGAATTTCGGATAAAGTGTATCAGTATAAAAATGGGATATTTGATATTGCATCGGTTTGA
- a CDS encoding DUF5655 domain-containing protein, translating into MGDLKLFRIKNEVKELVGTSVAIEKSIQTLIENNMEAFFGITFLASEYSTGKNHGGRIDSLGIDENYCPVILEYKRALNENVINQGLFYLDWLMDHKAEFKLLVMEKLGKDIADKIEWSMPRLLCIAGDFTKFDEYAVKQINRNIELIRYKKYEDDLILFELVNATTASQTAIVSDDSTTKSNIYKTVTENLQQADKELQDMYYSVRDFILNLGDDIQEKVLKYYIAFKKIRNFACVEVYSKSKTILMHLNINPDEVELKEGFTKDVRNIGHYGTGNLEVRINSKDEFEKAKALIAKSYDEN; encoded by the coding sequence ATGGGTGATTTGAAACTTTTTAGAATAAAAAATGAAGTAAAAGAACTTGTAGGTACTTCAGTAGCCATTGAAAAGTCTATTCAGACTTTAATTGAAAATAATATGGAAGCATTTTTCGGTATTACTTTTCTGGCGTCAGAGTATTCTACGGGCAAGAATCATGGCGGAAGAATAGATTCTTTGGGGATAGACGAAAACTATTGCCCAGTGATACTGGAGTACAAGAGAGCATTAAATGAAAATGTAATAAATCAGGGGCTGTTTTATCTTGACTGGCTAATGGACCATAAAGCAGAGTTTAAATTACTCGTAATGGAGAAATTGGGAAAGGATATTGCCGATAAGATTGAATGGTCTATGCCGAGACTTTTGTGTATTGCAGGTGATTTTACAAAGTTTGATGAATACGCTGTAAAGCAGATTAATAGGAATATAGAACTTATTAGATATAAAAAATATGAAGATGACTTGATTTTGTTTGAACTGGTAAATGCCACTACAGCATCTCAAACAGCAATAGTTTCAGATGATAGCACAACTAAATCAAACATATATAAAACAGTAACAGAGAATCTTCAACAGGCCGATAAGGAATTACAGGATATGTATTATTCAGTAAGAGACTTTATATTAAACCTTGGAGACGACATCCAGGAGAAAGTTTTGAAATACTATATTGCTTTTAAAAAGATACGAAATTTTGCCTGTGTAGAAGTATATTCCAAAAGCAAAACAATTCTTATGCATTTGAATATAAATCCTGACGAGGTAGAGTTGAAGGAAGGGTTTACCAAAGATGTGAGAAATATCGGTCATTACGGCACAGGAAACTTAGAGGTTAGGATAAACAGTAAAGACGAATTTGAAAAGGCTAAAGCGCTTATAGCAAAAAGTTATGATGAAAATTAA
- a CDS encoding ImmA/IrrE family metallo-endopeptidase has product MPYDYSKYEFKSDNHKYQGITAAYLERERLKIDDSINDIYGLLRKQKIHIFRRKLEDSDISGVYIKHPIAGHCVLINYSDDLYRQNFSMAHKYCHVLFDSGKEQSITYFNREMDYVEIRANNFASNFLLPDKGIESINTDISYEELIKIILDICNHYNVSSKVVIYRLKGKRFSEKLIERLLKDERLIISKSDKIDPELVGASKNLHERLKKIIESGISLEFIELVRNAYQQNEISYGKMLECLQMNIEDAKQLIDLWDVYMEV; this is encoded by the coding sequence ATGCCATATGATTATAGTAAATATGAATTTAAAAGTGATAATCATAAATACCAGGGAATAACTGCTGCGTATTTAGAAAGAGAACGTCTTAAAATTGATGATTCTATCAATGATATCTATGGCCTTTTGCGAAAACAAAAGATTCATATTTTTAGAAGAAAACTTGAAGATAGCGACATTTCTGGTGTTTACATAAAACATCCAATTGCTGGGCATTGTGTACTTATTAACTATTCAGATGATTTATATAGACAGAATTTCTCTATGGCACATAAATACTGTCATGTCCTTTTTGATTCTGGCAAAGAACAATCAATTACATATTTTAACAGAGAAATGGATTATGTAGAAATCCGTGCAAATAATTTTGCGAGTAATTTTCTGCTTCCTGACAAGGGAATAGAATCAATTAATACTGATATTTCATACGAAGAACTAATAAAGATAATTTTAGACATATGCAATCACTATAATGTTAGTAGTAAAGTTGTAATATATAGGTTAAAAGGAAAAAGGTTTAGTGAGAAACTTATAGAAAGACTATTAAAAGATGAAAGACTCATTATATCAAAGTCTGATAAGATTGACCCCGAATTGGTTGGAGCATCAAAAAATCTTCATGAAAGATTGAAAAAGATTATTGAAAGTGGAATTTCACTGGAATTTATAGAGTTGGTAAGAAACGCTTATCAACAGAATGAAATATCTTATGGCAAAATGCTGGAATGCTTACAAATGAATATTGAAGATGCAAAACAGTTGATTGACTTATGGGATGTTTACATGGAGGTGTGA
- a CDS encoding type I restriction endonuclease subunit R, producing MAKTPEELLEKGFEEYIEEHLLKSGYIKGNPDDYNKEFALDTKILFDFLEDTQPKKMERLREIYKDQYQFKILSRLNRELSNRGMIDVLRHGIKDYGVYLDLAYFQPASKLNDEMVKLYEKNRISVTRQVHYSTKNENSIDMLICVNGLPVVVLELKNPFTGQTYEDAIMQYKKDRSPNELLFQFKKRAIVFFAVDTQEAYMTTRLSGDKTSFLPFNKGCDGGKGNPDNPDGLKTDYLWEEILQKDSLMDILKRFVFIETQEKKDIDGNTYTSETVIFPRYHQLDVVRKLEADAKKKGVGTNYLVQHSAGSGKTNSISWLAHRLANLHDDNDNPVFDSVIVITDRRVLDRQLQDSIYQLEHKHGVVQKIDKDSNQLADALKSGTRIIISTLQKFPFIIEKVGELENREYAVIIDEAHSSSAGENMASLREVLSTNSLEEAAKLDEELEGKEYDPEEEIIKTIKKRGKQPNISFFAFTATPKAKTLEMFGTIGDDGLPHPFHLYSMRQAIEEGFILDVLQNYVTYETYFKLAKKIEDDPAFDKAKATKALTRYVSLHPHNIAQKTEIMVEHFRNVTRHKIGGRAKAMVVTSSRLHAVRYKLAFDEYIKKKGYKDMKTLVAFTGTVKDNGVEYTESGMNKFKESELPERFATDEYQVLLVAEKYQTGFDQPLLHTMYVDKKLSGVKAVQTLSRLNRTCPGKEDTFILDFVNKAEDIQEAFKPYYQATIVEEVTEPNILYDIENQLHAYGVYIKDELDRFNNIYFKPKDKRTSKDRAILNHLIDVAVERFKKLEEQRKQDFSGQATKYIRLYSFILQITPFEDVELHKLYVYLTYLLKKLPKEKGSTIHLADEVALEYYTVKKTFEGSISLTPDDENVPVTPVKFAGTGVKEEQKEYLSSIIERLNKRFGTNFTKADQLSVEQIKEDFAADEDLVQKAKTNTIDDFRFAFEKVFINKVIDRMDQNQVFFTRVLDDEQFRNALMEYMLVETYEKLNSMVK from the coding sequence ATGGCTAAAACTCCTGAAGAACTTTTAGAAAAGGGCTTTGAAGAGTATATAGAGGAGCATCTTTTAAAATCTGGATATATCAAGGGTAACCCTGACGACTATAACAAAGAATTTGCCCTTGACACTAAAATTCTGTTTGACTTTTTAGAAGATACCCAGCCCAAGAAAATGGAAAGATTAAGAGAAATTTATAAAGACCAGTATCAATTTAAGATTTTAAGCCGATTAAATCGTGAACTTAGTAACCGTGGTATGATTGATGTATTAAGGCATGGGATTAAAGATTATGGCGTATACTTGGACCTTGCCTATTTTCAGCCTGCCAGCAAATTAAATGATGAGATGGTAAAACTCTATGAAAAGAATCGGATATCCGTCACAAGGCAGGTACACTACAGTACCAAAAACGAAAACAGTATAGATATGCTTATCTGTGTGAACGGACTTCCGGTTGTTGTATTAGAACTTAAGAACCCTTTTACTGGTCAAACCTATGAAGATGCAATCATGCAGTACAAGAAAGACAGAAGCCCTAATGAACTGTTGTTTCAGTTTAAGAAAAGAGCCATTGTATTCTTTGCAGTAGATACTCAAGAAGCCTATATGACTACGAGGCTCTCAGGAGATAAAACTTCTTTTCTTCCATTTAATAAAGGTTGTGATGGAGGAAAAGGAAATCCAGACAATCCTGATGGCTTAAAAACGGATTATCTTTGGGAAGAGATACTTCAAAAAGATAGCCTGATGGACATATTAAAAAGATTTGTATTTATAGAGACTCAAGAAAAGAAAGACATAGACGGTAATACTTATACCTCGGAAACCGTCATATTCCCAAGATACCACCAATTAGATGTAGTAAGGAAACTGGAAGCCGATGCAAAAAAGAAAGGCGTAGGGACGAACTATCTTGTGCAGCATAGCGCAGGGTCAGGGAAAACCAACTCCATATCATGGCTTGCCCACAGACTTGCCAATCTTCATGATGATAATGATAACCCTGTATTTGATTCGGTTATTGTTATTACGGATAGAAGAGTTTTGGACAGGCAGTTGCAGGATAGTATTTATCAATTAGAGCATAAACACGGAGTTGTACAGAAAATAGATAAAGACTCAAATCAATTGGCTGATGCCCTGAAAAGTGGAACCAGGATTATTATCTCTACCCTGCAAAAGTTTCCTTTTATCATTGAAAAGGTAGGAGAGTTGGAAAATCGTGAGTATGCCGTCATTATAGACGAGGCTCATTCCAGCAGTGCAGGGGAAAATATGGCTTCATTAAGGGAAGTTTTGTCGACAAACAGCCTTGAAGAAGCAGCGAAACTGGATGAAGAGTTGGAAGGCAAGGAATATGACCCTGAGGAGGAAATTATAAAAACAATAAAGAAAAGGGGAAAACAGCCGAATATTAGTTTCTTTGCTTTTACTGCCACACCTAAAGCAAAAACATTAGAGATGTTTGGAACCATAGGTGATGATGGACTTCCTCATCCTTTCCATTTATATTCTATGAGACAAGCGATTGAGGAAGGATTTATCCTTGATGTACTTCAAAACTATGTAACTTATGAAACTTATTTTAAACTGGCAAAGAAAATTGAAGATGACCCTGCATTTGATAAGGCGAAGGCCACAAAAGCGCTTACAAGATACGTCAGCCTTCATCCTCATAATATCGCTCAAAAAACTGAAATTATGGTAGAACACTTTAGAAACGTAACCAGGCATAAAATAGGCGGAAGAGCCAAGGCAATGGTTGTAACCAGTTCCAGGCTTCACGCTGTACGATATAAACTTGCTTTTGATGAATATATAAAAAAGAAGGGTTACAAGGATATGAAAACCCTTGTAGCCTTCACAGGAACAGTAAAGGATAATGGAGTGGAGTATACTGAGAGTGGTATGAACAAATTTAAGGAGTCAGAACTTCCAGAACGTTTTGCCACTGATGAATATCAAGTACTGTTAGTTGCAGAAAAGTATCAGACAGGTTTTGACCAGCCACTTTTACATACCATGTATGTAGACAAAAAATTGTCAGGAGTCAAGGCGGTACAGACTTTATCAAGGCTTAACAGAACTTGCCCAGGAAAAGAAGATACCTTTATTCTTGATTTTGTAAATAAAGCAGAGGATATTCAAGAAGCGTTTAAACCTTATTATCAGGCAACTATTGTGGAAGAAGTAACGGAACCAAATATTCTATACGATATTGAAAATCAATTACATGCCTATGGAGTATATATAAAAGATGAGTTGGATAGGTTTAATAATATATATTTTAAACCGAAGGATAAAAGGACTTCTAAAGACAGGGCTATATTAAACCACTTAATAGATGTAGCAGTAGAAAGATTTAAAAAACTGGAAGAACAACGGAAGCAAGATTTTAGTGGCCAAGCAACGAAATACATAAGACTTTACTCATTCATACTACAAATTACACCTTTTGAAGATGTTGAATTACATAAGTTGTATGTATATTTAACATATTTGCTTAAAAAACTGCCAAAAGAAAAAGGTTCTACTATACATCTGGCGGATGAAGTTGCTTTGGAATATTATACTGTTAAAAAGACATTTGAAGGGAGCATCTCATTAACCCCAGATGATGAGAATGTACCAGTTACACCTGTAAAATTTGCAGGAACTGGGGTAAAGGAAGAACAGAAAGAATATCTGTCCAGCATTATTGAACGGCTTAATAAGCGGTTTGGAACTAACTTCACAAAAGCGGACCAGTTATCGGTAGAGCAAATAAAAGAGGATTTTGCCGCTGATGAAGATTTGGTTCAAAAGGCTAAAACAAATACTATTGATGATTTTAGATTTGCCTTTGAAAAAGTGTTTATAAACAAAGTGATTGACAGAATGGACCAGAATCAGGTATTTTTTACCCGTGTTTTAGACGATGAGCAATTTAGGAATGCCCTTATGGAGTATATGCTGGTCGAAACTTATGAGAAATTAAATAGTATGGTGAAGTAA
- a CDS encoding restriction endonuclease subunit S, with amino-acid sequence MSKYKRYERYKDSGIEWIGEIPEHWEITKLKYICSESAVYGLNESAENYVEEGVRFIRTTDIDNKGNLDNSMGGVFLPEEKVKGYILKTGDLLVSRSGSLGTSLYFDEDKYGKCSYAGYLVKFRANSKNCPKFLFYFSKSNIFYIQIQLALVSSTISNFNGNKYANMILPLPSYYEQKAISNFLDQKTAEIDSLIADKEKLIELLQEKRQAIITEAVTKGLNPNVRMKDSGIEWIGEVPEHWKVTKVKYFYDICLGKMIQPNRKDYSDTLEYYLCSINVTWDGIDISNLKEMWFSNDDKKKYSIKSGDLIVCEGGDAGRASIWDGSVENCYIQNAVHRVREKKNSSNKYLYYWLYFLKHAGYIDLICNKATIMHYTYEKFLNTVLIIPDLSEQQEISNYLDKKIAEINSLRKEIEWQIQKLKEYRQSLISEAVTGKIDVRDYKDEGMSNLNLIKKVERRVSRMKNETIYLDRDMNQRFEKEFEAAKKDWEKGKQEYEKQKRDNDKSNFKPSDRT; translated from the coding sequence TGAATCGGCAGAGAATTATGTAGAAGAGGGAGTAAGATTCATTAGAACTACTGACATCGATAATAAAGGAAACTTAGATAATAGTATGGGAGGAGTTTTTTTACCTGAAGAAAAAGTAAAGGGTTATATTCTAAAAACAGGCGATTTATTAGTATCAAGAAGTGGTTCATTGGGTACATCCCTTTATTTTGACGAAGATAAATACGGAAAATGTTCTTATGCAGGATATTTAGTTAAATTCCGAGCAAATAGCAAGAATTGTCCTAAATTTTTGTTCTATTTCAGTAAGTCAAATATTTTTTATATACAGATTCAATTGGCATTAGTGTCATCGACTATAAGTAATTTTAATGGGAATAAATATGCCAATATGATATTGCCACTGCCTAGTTATTATGAACAGAAAGCCATTAGCAATTTCCTCGACCAAAAGACTGCCGAAATAGATAGTTTGATTGCTGATAAGGAAAAACTAATTGAATTACTGCAGGAAAAACGACAGGCTATTATAACTGAAGCCGTTACCAAAGGGCTTAATCCGAATGTTAGGATGAAGGATTCAGGGATTGAGTGGATAGGAGAGGTACCAGAACATTGGAAAGTTACAAAAGTAAAATATTTTTATGATATATGTTTAGGAAAAATGATACAACCCAATCGGAAAGACTATTCTGATACTCTTGAGTATTATTTATGCTCTATCAACGTGACATGGGACGGTATAGATATAAGCAATTTAAAAGAAATGTGGTTTTCTAATGATGACAAGAAGAAATATTCAATAAAAAGTGGAGACTTAATAGTCTGTGAAGGTGGAGATGCTGGTAGAGCAAGTATATGGGATGGTAGCGTAGAAAATTGCTATATACAAAATGCTGTACATAGAGTTAGAGAAAAGAAAAATAGTTCAAACAAATATCTTTATTATTGGCTTTATTTTCTTAAACATGCTGGATATATTGATTTAATATGTAATAAGGCAACAATTATGCATTATACTTATGAGAAGTTTTTAAATACAGTTTTAATTATACCAGATTTAAGCGAACAACAGGAGATTAGTAATTATCTCGACAAAAAAATAGCAGAAATAAACTCATTGAGAAAGGAAATTGAGTGGCAAATTCAAAAACTCAAAGAATACCGCCAATCCCTTATATCCGAAGCAGTAACAGGTAAAATTGATGTTAGGGATTATAAGGATGAGGGAATGAGCAATCTTAATCTAATAAAGAAAGTTGAAAGGCGAGTGAGCAGAATGAAGAATGAAACAATTTATTTGGACAGAGATATGAATCAGAGGTTCGAGAAGGAATTTGAAGCGGCAAAAAAAGATTGGGAGAAAGGCAAACAGGAATACGAGAAACAGAAAAGAGATAATGACAAAAGCAATTTTAAACCATCAGATAGAACTTGA
- a CDS encoding HNH endonuclease, protein MFYNARLEISKEVWSQILTDREVTTESDLNILKIVYESKNHEIGASEIASKLNIPHHVLINLQISRFSKRVIHKTGVQPPLRRDGKPRWWHVPFLGYKKAGKFPWIMRPELVIAFEEVFGQSNTELVYSEEITIEDISSLSEGTVRQVFVNRYERNRKARSICIAHYGSKCVVCGFDFEKTYGPIGKDKIHIHHLIPLSEIQKEYEVDPIRDLRPVCPNCHLIIHSKREPFTIEEVREMITMSNNG, encoded by the coding sequence ATGTTCTATAATGCTCGATTAGAAATAAGTAAAGAAGTATGGTCTCAAATACTCACAGACAGAGAAGTTACTACAGAGTCTGACTTGAATATTCTAAAAATTGTGTATGAGAGTAAAAACCATGAGATAGGAGCATCTGAGATAGCCTCAAAGTTAAACATTCCACATCATGTGTTAATCAACTTACAGATAAGCAGATTTAGCAAACGTGTAATTCATAAAACAGGAGTCCAGCCACCTTTGAGAAGAGACGGAAAACCTAGATGGTGGCACGTTCCTTTTTTAGGATATAAAAAAGCAGGAAAATTTCCTTGGATTATGCGTCCTGAACTGGTAATTGCCTTTGAGGAAGTTTTTGGTCAAAGTAATACTGAATTAGTTTATTCTGAAGAAATTACTATTGAAGATATTTCTTCTCTATCCGAAGGTACAGTAAGACAGGTTTTTGTTAACCGTTATGAAAGAAATAGAAAGGCAAGAAGTATATGTATCGCCCATTATGGCAGCAAGTGTGTCGTTTGTGGTTTTGATTTCGAGAAGACATATGGACCAATAGGTAAGGATAAAATTCATATACACCATTTAATACCTTTGTCTGAGATACAAAAGGAATATGAAGTAGACCCTATACGAGATTTAAGACCAGTATGTCCTAATTGTCATCTTATAATTCACAGCAAGAGAGAACCTTTTACAATTGAAGAGGTAAGAGAAATGATTACTATGTCCAATAACGGTTAG
- a CDS encoding GAF domain-containing protein: MFEIGNINAQNKQEFYKQLNTYLIGLISEETDWLAGISNASALLYLLLPDINWAGFYLYKGGELVLGPFQGKPACVRIALGKGVCGTVAKTRKIQVVEDVNEFPGHIACDAASQSEIVIPIIKNDKLIGVLDIDSPVKARLDKQDSEGLSSFVNILNQYIDWPEQFE; encoded by the coding sequence GTGTTTGAGATAGGAAATATAAATGCTCAAAATAAGCAGGAGTTTTATAAGCAACTAAACACATATCTCATTGGTTTAATTAGTGAAGAAACAGACTGGCTTGCAGGTATCTCCAATGCATCCGCTTTACTGTATCTACTACTGCCTGATATTAATTGGGCAGGATTTTATTTATATAAAGGTGGAGAATTAGTTTTGGGACCATTTCAGGGGAAACCAGCCTGTGTCCGTATTGCTTTAGGAAAGGGAGTCTGTGGTACTGTAGCAAAGACAAGAAAAATACAGGTGGTGGAGGATGTGAATGAATTTCCAGGTCATATTGCTTGCGATGCTGCATCCCAATCGGAAATTGTTATACCCATTATAAAGAATGATAAATTGATAGGTGTTTTAGATATTGACAGCCCTGTTAAAGCCAGATTAGATAAACAGGATTCTGAAGGATTAAGCAGTTTTGTAAATATTCTAAATCAGTATATTGACTGGCCAGAACAGTTTGAATAA
- a CDS encoding helix-turn-helix domain-containing protein, producing MSFDYKLLGRKIKEARESLLIEKDEIAKYLRCSVEEYEKIESGELNSIDGDTIIIISQVLEMDFR from the coding sequence ATGAGTTTTGATTATAAACTTCTTGGTAGAAAGATAAAAGAGGCAAGAGAAAGCCTTCTTATTGAAAAAGACGAAATTGCTAAATATTTAAGATGCTCAGTTGAAGAGTATGAAAAAATCGAAAGTGGTGAATTAAATAGCATAGATGGAGATACAATCATAATCATTTCTCAAGTGTTAGAAATGGATTTTAGATAG
- a CDS encoding type II toxin-antitoxin system PemK/MazF family toxin — MPCPALPKNPQKSTHFEKGCIHWFDLTGNSDPSIASQKARPFIIISRYNPKSSRVIICPVSDMIHYLEKDTYGNIIQPQKLKYPYHAPLYKKDYPFLDKDSVVLLDQVYTVSKDELFEDWYMGQVVNTREIDEAIFYNYDLFASINEVIQDLLNSIENMHIEKYSRK; from the coding sequence TTGCCCTGTCCAGCGTTGCCGAAAAATCCACAAAAGAGTACCCATTTTGAGAAGGGTTGCATTCACTGGTTTGATTTAACTGGTAATAGTGACCCTTCAATTGCTTCACAAAAGGCAAGACCATTTATAATTATTAGCAGATATAACCCTAAATCAAGCAGAGTTATTATTTGTCCAGTGTCAGACATGATACACTATTTAGAAAAAGATACATATGGCAATATAATACAACCGCAAAAATTAAAATATCCTTATCACGCACCATTGTATAAAAAGGATTACCCTTTCCTGGATAAGGATAGTGTCGTACTTCTTGACCAGGTATATACTGTATCAAAAGATGAACTGTTTGAAGACTGGTATATGGGACAAGTTGTAAACACAAGGGAGATAGATGAAGCAATTTTTTATAACTATGATTTATTTGCGTCTATTAATGAAGTTATTCAAGATTTGCTGAATTCCATTGAAAATATGCATATAGAAAAATACTCTAGAAAGTAA